In a single window of the Anaerocolumna cellulosilytica genome:
- a CDS encoding SPL family radical SAM protein, translating to MEYIPAKTIISKTKDANWFGTDYNMNIYKGCCHGCIYCDSRSDCYRITDFDKVRAKDNALVLIRDELRRKQKTGVVGTGAMSDPYNPYEKELKLTRHGLEIQEAYGFGTAIATKSALITRDCDILKTMKEQAPVICKITITNYRDDIAAKIEPGVNTSTKRFEAISKLADEGIFTGVLFMPLLPYISDNKENIRETVARAKDNGARFIYPLFGVTLRNTQREYYYHKLDQNFPGLKEKYIKKYGNRYLCSSARQKELYEYFADECEKHKLLYHMKHIIASYKSGYQFEQLSLF from the coding sequence ATGGAATACATACCCGCAAAAACCATAATCAGTAAAACAAAAGACGCCAACTGGTTTGGTACAGATTATAATATGAATATATACAAGGGCTGTTGCCATGGCTGTATATATTGTGACAGCAGAAGTGACTGTTACAGAATTACAGATTTTGATAAAGTAAGGGCTAAGGATAATGCATTAGTGCTTATACGGGATGAGCTCCGAAGAAAACAAAAGACCGGCGTTGTTGGAACAGGGGCTATGAGTGACCCTTATAATCCATATGAAAAAGAGCTTAAGCTGACAAGACACGGGCTAGAAATTCAGGAGGCCTATGGTTTTGGGACTGCCATAGCAACTAAAAGTGCATTGATTACAAGAGATTGCGATATTCTTAAAACTATGAAAGAACAGGCTCCTGTTATATGCAAGATCACCATAACCAATTACAGGGATGATATAGCGGCTAAGATAGAACCCGGAGTAAATACATCCACCAAACGTTTTGAGGCTATCTCTAAACTGGCTGATGAAGGTATCTTTACCGGTGTGCTTTTTATGCCTTTGTTACCTTATATAAGTGACAATAAGGAAAATATTAGAGAAACTGTAGCACGTGCAAAAGATAATGGAGCCAGGTTTATCTATCCGTTGTTTGGAGTAACCTTACGGAATACCCAGAGAGAGTATTACTATCATAAGCTGGACCAGAACTTTCCGGGATTAAAGGAAAAGTATATAAAAAAATACGGTAATCGTTATCTGTGCAGCAGTGCAAGGCAGAAAGAGCTCTATGAATACTTTGCAGATGAATGTGAGAAACATAAGCTGCTTTATCATATGAAACACATCATAGCTAGTTATAAATCCGGCTACCAATTTGAACAGTTAAGTTTATTTTAA